One genomic segment of Flavobacteriaceae bacterium includes these proteins:
- a CDS encoding ATP-binding cassette domain-containing protein: MKLVIRNLTKTYKNGVKAIDDLSIEIGTGMLGLLGPNGAGKSSLMRTIATLQSPDSGSVTFGDIDVLKDKMSLRKVLGYLPQSFGVYPKMSAEALLDYFATLKGVSIKSERQALIKEVLEITNLYNVRRKNVAGYSGGMKQRFGIAQLLLNNPKLIIVDEPTAGLDPSERHRFLNVLREVGTNSTVIFSTHIVDDVKELCNEMAILNGGRILQHTTPQEATAEIKGQIWTKTIQREELEAVELAYNVLSSNYNQDNSLNVRVHSTDKSGEHFKSANPQLDDVYFIALKKDESMKAIPA, from the coding sequence ATGAAATTAGTCATTCGGAATTTAACAAAAACATATAAAAACGGTGTAAAGGCAATTGATGATCTGAGTATTGAAATCGGAACAGGGATGCTTGGCCTCTTAGGGCCGAACGGAGCGGGTAAATCATCATTAATGAGAACCATCGCCACACTACAAAGTCCGGATTCGGGGTCTGTTACTTTTGGTGACATCGACGTATTAAAAGATAAGATGTCCTTAAGAAAAGTATTGGGCTACCTGCCACAGTCTTTTGGTGTATATCCTAAAATGTCTGCGGAAGCACTATTAGATTACTTTGCCACATTAAAAGGAGTAAGTATCAAATCCGAAAGACAGGCATTAATAAAAGAAGTTCTGGAAATTACCAATTTATACAATGTGAGAAGAAAAAATGTGGCAGGATATTCAGGTGGGATGAAACAACGTTTTGGCATCGCGCAATTATTATTAAATAATCCCAAGCTTATTATTGTAGATGAACCCACTGCCGGCTTAGACCCTTCCGAACGCCATCGTTTTTTAAACGTTTTACGGGAAGTAGGTACAAATTCTACGGTTATTTTTTCTACACATATTGTAGATGATGTAAAAGAGCTGTGCAACGAAATGGCTATTTTAAACGGAGGCAGGATATTACAACATACAACTCCTCAGGAAGCGACAGCAGAAATTAAAGGACAAATATGGACAAAAACAATTCAAAGAGAAGAACTGGAAGCAGTAGAATTGGCATATAATGTATTGTCATCTAATTATAACCAAGATAATTCATTGAATGTTAGAGTACATAGTACGGATAAATCGGGAGAGCATTTTAAAAGTGCTAATCCGCAGTTAGATGATGTCTATTTTATAGCATTGAAGAAAGATGAATCAATGAAAGCTATTCCGGCTTAA
- a CDS encoding DUF4294 domain-containing protein — protein MYFNIQNKYIYRPIATILKRILFIFTVLFSVFVYSQKRDTIPLNIEDYILIKRGDTLTINLDEFSILPKHKFQSPEDAGYYYWFRSKVHKAYPYAKLASQRLDSLNSRLKRITSKRKRRKYVKRAQKYLEGEFTDQLKKMTRTEGRILIKLIHRQTGKTAFKNIKELRSGWKAFWYNVTANIFKLSLKAEYHPESVNEDYLIEDVLYRAFQNETLEAQKSKLDFDFPKIAAQNKGKVDVEEYKKMFAEMKKKKKSKK, from the coding sequence ATGTATTTCAATATTCAAAATAAGTATATTTACAGACCTATAGCTACGATTTTGAAAAGAATACTTTTTATATTCACGGTACTATTTTCTGTTTTTGTGTATTCACAAAAAAGAGATACCATCCCATTAAATATAGAAGACTACATACTCATTAAAAGAGGAGATACATTAACTATTAATTTAGATGAATTTTCAATACTACCTAAGCATAAGTTCCAATCTCCCGAAGATGCCGGGTATTATTATTGGTTTAGAAGTAAAGTGCATAAGGCATACCCGTATGCAAAACTGGCTTCACAAAGATTAGATAGCTTAAATAGCCGGTTAAAAAGAATAACATCCAAAAGAAAAAGAAGAAAATATGTAAAAAGGGCGCAAAAATATTTGGAAGGAGAGTTTACGGATCAGCTAAAAAAAATGACAAGGACAGAAGGCCGAATTTTAATCAAACTGATTCACAGGCAAACAGGCAAAACTGCATTTAAAAATATAAAAGAACTGAGAAGTGGGTGGAAAGCCTTTTGGTATAATGTTACGGCAAACATATTTAAACTATCTTTAAAAGCCGAATACCACCCGGAATCCGTAAATGAAGATTATTTAATAGAAGATGTATTATACAGGGCCTTTCAAAACGAAACATTAGAGGCACAAAAAAGTAAGCTGGACTTTGATTTTCCTAAGATTGCTGCACAAAATAAAGGAAAGGTAGATGTTGAAGAATATAAGAAAATGTTTGCTGAGATGAAAAAGAAGAAAAAATCTAAAAAATAA
- the porQ gene encoding type IX secretion system protein PorQ, whose translation MKSRIVFIFLTLYPFLVYTQVGGEQIYQFLNLSTSSKQVALGGEILTLIDDVNQPIWNPSVINAELDNQLAVNYTNYLAGINIGSASYAKVISRRFGTIYGNIQYLNYGTLIGADENGNETGTFNASDIALSAGYAFNLPWTNIYMGFNVKLISATISNFTSYGFATDLSILYNSPYKPFRVTLVLRNLGRQIKSFNGITERLPLKVAIGFDYQLEHVPLKWYVTIDNLQKWNISVPNPSEQTVDLEGNITNEGGSFIGNAIRHFIVGAELFPENAINLRVGYNFRRARELKLQNARSFSGISFGFGIRMNKLKFNYAFSKYHTASSTSTIGINIDLDSR comes from the coding sequence ATGAAAAGTAGAATCGTATTTATTTTTTTAACCTTATATCCATTCCTTGTATATACACAAGTAGGAGGAGAACAAATCTATCAATTTTTGAATTTGTCCACTTCTTCCAAACAAGTTGCGCTTGGAGGGGAGATACTTACTTTAATTGATGATGTAAACCAACCGATATGGAATCCGTCCGTCATCAATGCAGAATTAGATAATCAATTAGCTGTCAATTATACAAATTATTTAGCAGGAATAAATATTGGTTCTGCCTCATATGCCAAGGTAATTAGCAGACGTTTTGGTACTATTTATGGGAATATACAATATTTAAATTACGGAACATTGATTGGAGCAGATGAGAATGGAAATGAAACCGGTACATTTAATGCCAGTGATATTGCGCTTTCTGCCGGTTATGCATTTAATCTTCCCTGGACAAATATATATATGGGGTTTAATGTGAAATTAATAAGTGCTACGATTAGTAATTTTACCTCTTATGGTTTTGCAACTGATTTAAGTATTTTATATAATAGCCCTTATAAACCCTTTAGGGTTACATTGGTATTGAGAAATCTAGGCAGGCAGATAAAGTCTTTCAATGGAATAACTGAAAGATTACCTCTTAAAGTAGCTATTGGATTTGATTATCAGTTAGAGCATGTTCCTCTAAAATGGTATGTTACCATTGATAATTTGCAAAAATGGAATATTTCCGTACCTAACCCGTCTGAGCAAACAGTGGATCTAGAAGGAAATATAACAAATGAAGGGGGCTCTTTTATTGGTAACGCTATAAGGCATTTTATAGTGGGAGCAGAGTTATTTCCTGAAAACGCTATTAATTTAAGAGTCGGATATAATTTTAGAAGAGCTAGGGAATTGAAATTGCAAAATGCAAGATCGTTTAGCGGTATTTCATTTGGATTTGGGATTAGAATGAATAAACTGAAATTTAATTATGCTTTTTCTAAATACCATACCGCTTCAAGTACGAGTACAATTGGTATAAATATTGATTTGGATAGCAGGTGA
- a CDS encoding M42 family peptidase produces the protein MAKKSILNKKSIHFLENYLNNAAPTGYEWKGQKIWMEYLKPYVDEFITDTYGSAVGVINPKADYKVVIEGHADEISWYVNYISDNGLIYVIRNGGSDHQIAPSKVVHIHTKKGIVKGVFGWPAIHTRNRAKEEAPKVENIFIDCGCTTRKEVEKLGVHTGCVITYPDAFHILNKKNFVCRALDNRMGGFMIAEVARLLHENKKELPFGLYITNSVQEEIGLRGAEMITQTIKPHVAIVTDVTHDTTTPMIDQKKEGAVVNGKGPVIAYAPAVQQKLRDLITETALEKKIPFQRAALSRATGTDTDAFAYSNGGVASALISLPLRYMHTTVEMVHRDDVEHVIQLIYETLLKIENRASFSYFN, from the coding sequence ATGGCCAAAAAATCAATACTGAATAAAAAGTCGATACATTTTCTAGAAAACTATTTGAACAATGCCGCTCCTACAGGATACGAATGGAAAGGGCAGAAAATATGGATGGAATACCTGAAACCTTATGTAGATGAGTTTATTACTGATACTTACGGTAGCGCCGTTGGGGTAATCAATCCAAAAGCGGACTATAAAGTAGTAATTGAAGGACATGCTGATGAAATTTCCTGGTATGTAAACTATATTTCTGACAACGGACTAATTTATGTTATCCGCAATGGAGGCAGCGATCATCAGATTGCACCTAGCAAAGTGGTACATATCCATACTAAAAAAGGCATTGTTAAAGGGGTGTTTGGCTGGCCGGCAATTCACACAAGAAACAGGGCTAAAGAAGAAGCTCCCAAGGTCGAAAATATTTTTATTGACTGTGGTTGTACTACCAGGAAAGAAGTTGAAAAGTTAGGTGTTCACACAGGCTGTGTTATTACGTATCCCGATGCGTTTCATATTTTAAACAAAAAAAACTTTGTATGCAGGGCACTGGACAATAGAATGGGTGGTTTTATGATTGCGGAAGTAGCCAGGCTTTTACACGAAAATAAAAAAGAGCTTCCTTTCGGGTTGTATATTACTAATTCCGTACAGGAAGAAATAGGATTGCGAGGTGCCGAGATGATTACACAAACCATTAAGCCTCATGTAGCAATTGTAACGGACGTTACTCATGATACGACCACGCCTATGATCGATCAAAAGAAAGAAGGAGCTGTTGTAAACGGAAAAGGCCCCGTCATTGCATATGCTCCGGCAGTACAACAAAAATTAAGAGACTTGATTACAGAGACTGCTTTGGAAAAGAAAATTCCTTTTCAACGTGCTGCTTTATCCAGAGCAACAGGAACGGATACCGATGCTTTTGCATATAGTAATGGCGGTGTGGCTTCCGCATTGATATCGTTACCATTAAGATATATGCATACTACCGTAGAGATGGTACATAGAGATGATGTAGAGCATGTCATTCAATTAATTTACGAAACCTTATTAAAAATCGAAAACAGAGCATCGTTCTCTTATTTTAACTAA